A region from the Tahibacter amnicola genome encodes:
- a CDS encoding UvrD-helicase domain-containing protein — protein sequence MLNPAQRAAVDYCDGPLLVLAGAGSGKTRVITEKIAHLVGKRNLSAKKIAAITFTNKAAREMRERVSKLLSSEAASDLTVCTFHALGLKFLQIEHEKLGLKRGFSILDADDGEAIVKDLLPKALKSDQLFALRNLVSMAKNNGLTPEQAAAAARSPRELEAAELYAGYQKRLNAFNAVDFDDLIRLPLALLDSDEVTRNAWQERLRYLLVDEYQDTNAAQYRLLRNLAGPRGAFTAVGDDDQSIYAWRGANPENLDDLARDYPSLKVVKLEQNYRCAKRILRAANKLIANNPHKHLKTLWSDHVDGPPIRVMECKDSEHEAERVASDLAHIAEKAKAKWDEFAILYRGNHQSRALEKALRLARVPYHISGGTAFLDRHEVKDILAYLRLIANPDDDSAFLRISNVPKRDIGSTTLERLGEIAQTRHASLLQAAQSDAVLKQLAARSASSLASFADLIRDLTQLSRSMSAADLVEELIRRTRYAEHLTAEIKDQAARQRRLDNLAELAGWFRAMQKGPSTAGDLAAQLALMTHSDRDDPGNAVRLMTLHGSKGLEFRFVYLVGVEDGQLPHEGSIEEGRLDEERRLMYVGITRAKERLCISYSARSRRFGEVLKNEPSRFLTEIPADDLHWDGRDAEQDEVAKKEVAASHLARLASLLAD from the coding sequence ATGCTCAATCCTGCTCAACGCGCCGCGGTCGACTACTGCGACGGCCCTCTTCTCGTCCTTGCCGGCGCGGGCTCGGGCAAAACCCGCGTCATCACGGAAAAAATCGCCCACCTGGTTGGCAAGCGCAACCTGTCGGCCAAGAAGATCGCGGCGATCACCTTCACCAACAAGGCCGCGCGCGAAATGCGCGAGCGTGTGTCGAAACTGCTGTCCAGCGAGGCGGCATCCGATCTGACCGTCTGCACCTTCCACGCGCTGGGCCTGAAATTCCTGCAGATCGAGCACGAAAAGCTCGGCTTGAAAAGAGGCTTTTCCATCCTCGACGCCGACGACGGCGAAGCCATCGTCAAGGACCTCCTGCCCAAGGCGCTCAAGTCAGACCAGCTGTTCGCCCTGCGCAACCTTGTCTCGATGGCCAAGAACAACGGGTTGACGCCCGAGCAGGCCGCGGCGGCGGCGCGCAGTCCGCGCGAGCTGGAAGCCGCCGAGCTGTACGCGGGCTACCAGAAGCGCCTGAACGCCTTCAACGCGGTCGACTTTGACGATCTTATCCGCCTGCCACTGGCCCTGCTCGATTCGGACGAGGTGACGCGCAACGCCTGGCAGGAGCGCCTGCGTTACCTGCTGGTCGACGAATACCAGGACACCAACGCCGCCCAGTACCGGCTGCTGCGCAACCTGGCCGGGCCGCGCGGCGCGTTCACCGCGGTGGGCGACGATGACCAGTCGATCTACGCCTGGCGCGGCGCCAACCCGGAAAACCTCGACGACCTGGCGCGCGATTACCCCTCGCTCAAGGTGGTCAAGCTCGAACAGAACTATCGCTGCGCCAAGCGCATCCTGCGCGCCGCCAACAAGCTGATCGCCAACAACCCGCACAAGCATCTGAAGACGTTGTGGAGTGATCACGTCGACGGCCCGCCGATCCGCGTCATGGAGTGCAAGGATTCCGAGCACGAGGCCGAGCGCGTGGCCTCGGACCTGGCCCACATCGCCGAAAAAGCCAAGGCGAAGTGGGACGAATTCGCCATCCTCTACCGCGGCAACCACCAGTCGCGCGCCCTGGAAAAAGCACTGCGTCTGGCGCGCGTGCCCTATCACATCAGTGGCGGCACCGCGTTTCTGGATCGCCACGAGGTGAAGGACATCCTGGCCTACCTGCGCCTGATCGCCAATCCGGATGACGACTCGGCCTTCCTGCGGATTTCCAATGTTCCAAAACGCGACATCGGCTCCACCACGCTTGAGCGGCTGGGCGAGATTGCACAGACACGCCATGCTTCACTGCTACAGGCGGCGCAAAGCGATGCCGTGCTCAAGCAGCTGGCGGCGCGTTCGGCCTCGTCGCTGGCGAGTTTCGCCGATCTGATCCGTGACCTGACCCAGCTCTCGCGCAGCATGAGCGCGGCCGACCTGGTCGAGGAACTGATCCGCCGCACCCGCTACGCCGAGCACCTCACCGCCGAGATCAAGGACCAGGCCGCGCGCCAGCGACGGCTGGATAACCTGGCCGAGCTGGCGGGCTGGTTCCGTGCCATGCAGAAAGGGCCTTCCACCGCCGGCGATCTGGCCGCGCAGCTGGCGCTGATGACGCATTCGGACCGCGACGATCCCGGCAACGCCGTGCGCCTGATGACCTTGCACGGCTCCAAGGGCCTGGAGTTCCGCTTCGTGTACCTGGTGGGCGTGGAAGATGGCCAGCTGCCGCACGAAGGCAGCATCGAGGAAGGCCGGCTCGACGAGGAACGGCGCCTGATGTACGTGGGCATCACGCGCGCAAAGGAACGCCTGTGCATTTCCTATTCCGCGCGCTCGCGTCGTTTTGGCGAAGTGCTGAAGAACGAACCGAGCCGTTTCCTGACCGAAATTCCCGCGGACGACCTGCACTGGGACGGCCGTGATGCCGAGCAGGACGAGGTGGCAAAGAAGGAAGTCGCCGCTTCGCATCTGGCGCGCCTGGCCAGCCTGCTCGCGGACTGA
- the pyrF gene encoding orotidine-5'-phosphate decarboxylase, protein MSYSPKSIDPRDRLIFALDVPTRSEALEWVDRLGDAVTFYKIGMELLTSGEYFQVLADLAERGKKIFVDLKFFDVPATVASAVKGLTRYPVTFCTIHGNDGMMRAAAAVKGDIRILAVTALTSLDQHDLDDLGFRCEPEQLVLSRAKAALAAGCDGVVSSGLEVAALRRDVDHALITVCPGIRPVGNVDDQKRTMDVAEAFAAGADYIVVGRPIRQSADPRAAALAMQDAIAAAVARR, encoded by the coding sequence ATGAGCTATTCACCGAAATCCATTGACCCGCGCGACCGTCTGATCTTCGCCCTCGACGTTCCCACCCGCAGCGAAGCCCTGGAGTGGGTGGACCGCCTCGGCGACGCCGTGACGTTCTACAAGATCGGCATGGAGCTGCTGACCAGCGGCGAGTACTTCCAGGTGCTTGCCGACCTCGCCGAGCGGGGCAAGAAGATCTTCGTGGATCTGAAATTCTTCGACGTGCCGGCAACGGTCGCATCGGCAGTGAAGGGGCTCACGCGCTATCCGGTCACCTTCTGCACCATCCATGGCAACGACGGCATGATGCGTGCGGCGGCGGCAGTGAAAGGGGACATCCGCATCCTCGCGGTGACCGCCCTGACCAGCCTCGACCAGCACGACCTGGATGACCTGGGCTTCCGCTGCGAGCCCGAACAACTGGTGCTGTCGCGGGCGAAAGCCGCGCTGGCGGCCGGCTGCGACGGCGTGGTGTCCTCGGGGCTGGAAGTGGCCGCGCTGCGGCGTGACGTCGACCACGCGCTGATCACCGTATGCCCGGGAATCCGTCCGGTGGGCAATGTGGACGACCAGAAACGCACGATGGATGTAGCCGAAGCCTTCGCCGCCGGCGCCGACTACATCGTCGTTGGCCGGCCGATCCGCCAGTCCGCCGATCCGCGCGCGGCAGCCCTGGCAATGCAGGACGCGATCGCCGCGGCAGTCGCGCGGCGCTGA
- the plsB gene encoding glycerol-3-phosphate 1-O-acyltransferase PlsB produces the protein MEAITNTGNTPEAARVPWRLRLFGRLLESWVRIKRDPVDPNRLLLPGVPVIYVLERYGLSDALILEQACREAGLPSALVPPAAVSTRRKRSYFVTSLRNSLFWNRARRRPPTETLSELVQALEAQPELDIQLVPVSIFVGRAPTRQSGWFSVLFSENWVVVGRFRRLLALLLNGRDTHVQFSQPVSLRQVITEEQNQRSERTVRKIARVLRAHFRRIRTAIIGPDLSHRRTMVDAVLNAEQVRDAMAATAAKEALTRQQVWKRAHDYALEIAADYSHTVVRSLSFLLTSFWNKLYDGVTMRHFDTLRAVAPGHEVVYVPCHRSHIDYLLLSWLLYTNGIVPPHIAAGVNLNLPLIGPLLRRGGAFFLRRSFKANALYSAVFNEYVAQLFAQGVSMEYFIEGGRSRTGRLLQPKAGMLNMTIRAFLRESRRPVVFQPVYIGYEKLMEGKSYIGELSGQPKEKESLLGLLRSVKVLRQHYGRVSVNFGEPVFLTELLDREAPDWRQSGQQEKPEWLARAVDHLSERIQININRAADVNPINLLAVALLATPKHAMAESDLLTQLELYQSLLAELPYGDRVTLTEKTPKQVIAYGEQMEWIRRIRHPLGDVLSSDGKQGVLLSYFRNNVLHLFAASAWIACCLINNRRMARASVVRLARMVYPFIQAELFLPWNEEGFVERIQATIDFFIRRGVLGEDADGRVLNRGPGQGDAAFQLRTLAHSLLQAFERYYITIAVLVKNGRGALSAGELENLCTLTAQRLTLLHELNAPEFFDKSLFKGFIAQLRERRVIWTDDAGKLDFADALTDVARDAKVILSREIRHGILKLAPHPRATAVAESAAA, from the coding sequence ATGGAAGCCATCACGAACACCGGTAACACCCCTGAAGCCGCGCGCGTCCCCTGGCGACTGCGCCTGTTTGGACGTCTGCTTGAATCCTGGGTCCGCATCAAGCGCGATCCGGTCGATCCGAATCGTTTGCTGCTGCCGGGCGTGCCGGTCATCTATGTCCTGGAACGCTACGGGCTCTCCGATGCGTTGATTCTCGAACAGGCGTGCCGCGAGGCGGGCCTGCCTTCCGCGCTGGTGCCGCCCGCTGCGGTGAGCACGCGGCGCAAGCGCAGCTATTTCGTCACTTCCCTGCGCAACAGCCTGTTCTGGAATCGCGCGCGGAGAAGGCCGCCAACGGAAACGCTATCGGAACTGGTGCAGGCACTGGAAGCACAGCCGGAACTGGATATACAGCTCGTGCCGGTGTCCATCTTCGTCGGACGTGCGCCCACACGGCAGTCGGGCTGGTTCAGCGTGCTGTTCTCGGAAAACTGGGTGGTCGTCGGTCGCTTCCGACGCCTGCTGGCCCTGCTGCTCAATGGCCGCGATACGCACGTGCAGTTCTCCCAGCCGGTTTCGCTGCGGCAAGTCATCACGGAAGAGCAGAACCAGCGCAGCGAACGCACGGTGCGCAAGATCGCGCGCGTGCTGCGCGCCCACTTCCGCCGCATCCGCACGGCCATCATCGGGCCCGACCTGTCGCATCGCCGCACCATGGTCGATGCCGTCCTCAACGCCGAGCAGGTGCGTGACGCGATGGCCGCCACCGCCGCCAAGGAAGCCCTGACGCGCCAGCAGGTGTGGAAACGTGCACATGATTACGCATTGGAAATTGCTGCGGACTATTCGCATACCGTCGTCCGTTCGCTCTCGTTCCTGCTGACCAGTTTCTGGAACAAGCTGTACGACGGCGTCACCATGCGCCACTTCGACACGCTGCGCGCCGTGGCGCCCGGCCACGAAGTGGTGTATGTGCCCTGCCATCGCAGTCACATCGATTACCTGCTCCTGAGCTGGCTGCTCTACACCAACGGCATCGTGCCGCCGCACATTGCCGCCGGCGTCAATCTGAACCTGCCGCTGATCGGGCCACTGCTGCGTCGTGGCGGTGCGTTCTTCCTGCGCCGCAGCTTCAAGGCGAACGCGCTCTATTCGGCGGTGTTCAACGAGTACGTCGCGCAGCTCTTCGCGCAGGGCGTGTCGATGGAATACTTCATCGAGGGCGGTCGCTCGCGCACCGGCCGGTTGCTCCAGCCCAAGGCCGGCATGCTCAACATGACCATCCGCGCCTTCCTGCGCGAATCGCGCCGCCCGGTGGTGTTCCAGCCGGTGTACATCGGCTATGAAAAGCTGATGGAGGGCAAGAGCTACATCGGCGAACTGTCGGGCCAGCCCAAGGAAAAGGAAAGCCTCCTGGGGTTGTTGCGTTCCGTGAAGGTGTTGCGCCAGCACTACGGGCGCGTTTCGGTGAATTTCGGCGAGCCGGTGTTCCTGACAGAGCTGCTCGACCGCGAAGCGCCAGACTGGCGCCAGAGCGGACAGCAGGAGAAGCCCGAGTGGCTGGCGCGTGCCGTGGATCATCTGTCCGAGCGCATCCAGATCAACATCAACCGCGCGGCGGACGTCAACCCGATCAATCTCCTGGCCGTGGCGTTGCTGGCAACGCCCAAGCATGCGATGGCCGAATCGGACTTGCTGACACAACTGGAATTGTATCAATCGCTGCTCGCCGAGCTGCCCTATGGCGACCGTGTCACCCTGACCGAGAAAACACCCAAGCAGGTCATCGCCTACGGCGAGCAGATGGAATGGATCCGTCGTATCCGGCATCCGCTGGGCGACGTGCTCTCGTCCGACGGCAAGCAGGGCGTACTGCTCTCGTATTTCCGCAACAACGTGCTGCACCTGTTTGCCGCGTCGGCCTGGATCGCCTGCTGCCTGATCAACAACCGTCGCATGGCGCGCGCCTCGGTAGTGCGGCTGGCGCGGATGGTGTACCCGTTCATCCAGGCGGAACTGTTCCTGCCGTGGAACGAAGAAGGGTTTGTCGAGCGCATCCAGGCCACGATCGACTTCTTCATCCGCCGCGGCGTGCTCGGCGAGGACGCGGACGGCCGCGTGCTGAACCGGGGGCCCGGCCAGGGTGACGCCGCGTTCCAGCTTCGCACGCTGGCGCACAGCCTGCTTCAGGCCTTCGAGCGCTACTACATCACCATCGCCGTGCTGGTGAAGAATGGACGCGGCGCGCTGTCGGCCGGCGAACTGGAAAACCTCTGCACGCTCACGGCGCAGCGCCTGACCCTGCTGCACGAGCTCAACGCCCCCGAATTCTTCGACAAGTCCCTCTTCAAGGGCTTCATCGCCCAGTTGCGCGAGCGGCGCGTCATCTGGACAGACGACGCCGGCAAGCTGGATTTCGCCGACGCCCTGACGGACGTGGCCCGGGACGCCAAGGTCATCTTGAGCCGGGAAATCCGGCACGGCATCTTGAAGCTGGCGCCGCACCCGCGGGCGACTGCCGTTGCGGAGTCGGCTGCGGCGTGA
- a CDS encoding ATP-binding protein, whose protein sequence is MTADETATPGERPVAEFPITVFLVDDQPMIGEAIRRMLLPEADIRYHYSANATEAVATAEKVGATVILQDLVMPGADGMALLRDYRANAGTRDIPVIVLSSKEEASVKSEAFAGGAHDYLVKLPDRIELVARIRHHSTAYVSQLQRDAAYRELQALNQRLESTQTQLLQSEKMASVGQLAAGIAHEINNPMAFVSANLGVLQRYLQSIFGILRAYERLKQVLGAGHPEVERINELEEKESLPYIRKDLTTLMPETLDGVSRVEKIVKDLKDYSMVNEAEWQKIDIHAAIESTLNVLSHRLNEKAEVIREYGTLPEIECVAFQIKQVLLNILVNATQALEGRGRITIRTGREGDQIWFSITDTGFGIEPEHLNRVFEPFFTTRPVGQGTGLGLSVSYNIVKSHGGTIDVESTPLNGATFTVRLPIRPERGEPAIS, encoded by the coding sequence ATGACAGCTGACGAGACGGCCACCCCGGGCGAACGGCCGGTGGCGGAGTTTCCCATCACCGTGTTCCTGGTCGACGACCAGCCCATGATCGGCGAAGCCATTCGCCGGATGCTGCTGCCGGAGGCCGACATCCGTTACCACTACAGCGCCAACGCCACCGAGGCCGTCGCCACCGCCGAGAAAGTCGGCGCCACGGTCATCCTGCAGGACCTGGTCATGCCCGGCGCTGACGGCATGGCGCTGCTACGCGACTACCGCGCCAATGCAGGCACGCGTGACATCCCCGTCATCGTGTTGTCGAGCAAGGAAGAAGCCTCCGTCAAGAGCGAAGCGTTCGCCGGTGGCGCCCACGATTACCTGGTGAAGTTGCCGGACCGCATCGAGCTGGTGGCGCGCATCCGTCACCACTCGACGGCCTATGTCAGCCAGCTGCAGCGCGACGCCGCTTACCGCGAGCTCCAGGCCCTCAACCAGCGACTGGAAAGCACGCAGACCCAGTTGCTCCAGTCGGAGAAGATGGCCTCGGTCGGCCAACTCGCCGCCGGCATCGCGCACGAAATCAACAACCCCATGGCGTTCGTCAGCGCCAACCTGGGTGTCCTGCAGCGCTACCTGCAGTCCATCTTCGGCATCCTGCGCGCCTACGAACGGCTCAAGCAGGTGCTGGGCGCCGGCCACCCGGAGGTGGAGCGCATCAACGAACTGGAAGAAAAGGAGAGCCTGCCCTACATCCGCAAGGACCTCACCACGCTGATGCCCGAAACGCTCGACGGCGTGTCGCGCGTGGAGAAGATCGTCAAGGACCTCAAGGACTACTCGATGGTCAACGAGGCCGAGTGGCAGAAGATCGACATACATGCCGCGATCGAGAGCACGCTCAATGTCCTGTCCCACCGCCTCAACGAGAAGGCCGAAGTCATCCGCGAATACGGCACGCTCCCGGAAATCGAGTGCGTGGCCTTCCAGATCAAGCAGGTTCTGCTCAATATCCTCGTCAACGCGACCCAGGCGCTGGAAGGACGCGGCCGCATCACCATCCGCACGGGGCGTGAGGGCGACCAGATCTGGTTTTCCATCACCGACACCGGCTTCGGCATCGAACCCGAACACCTCAACCGCGTCTTCGAACCCTTCTTCACCACCCGCCCCGTCGGCCAGGGCACGGGGCTGGGTCTGTCGGTCTCCTACAACATCGTCAAGTCCCACGGGGGGACGATTGACGTGGAAAGCACCCCCCTGAACGGCGCGACATTCACCGTGCGCTTGCCAATACGGCCAGAACGGGGGGAGCCGGCGATTTCCTAG